A DNA window from Ornithinimicrobium humiphilum contains the following coding sequences:
- a CDS encoding ABC transporter permease produces the protein MTEHVRTELDPAALAYSGRAPGHTVMAARARARGTWFYAETVLRGMRAYFWPIMLYAVGQPLLYMVAMGIGLGTLVSSGVGSVDGVDYLTFVAPALLVSTVVMSVSGEMTYPVMQGFKWQRLYYGPVSTPVSPGQIALGHLLAVVIRFLVQSTIFWLIMLAFGAAPSGWSWLVVPIGVLTATAFGAPLQAYASTLTDEGFQFSFIQRFVVMPMFLFAGTFFPLSAMPTYLHWIGWISPVWHGTELARLASYGAPMSPLMLVVHLAFLLACTVTGMLLAVRFYTRRLRS, from the coding sequence TTGACTGAGCACGTCCGCACCGAGCTCGACCCGGCCGCGCTGGCCTACTCCGGCAGGGCCCCCGGGCACACCGTCATGGCGGCCCGTGCCCGCGCCCGTGGCACCTGGTTCTACGCCGAGACGGTGCTCCGCGGCATGCGCGCCTACTTCTGGCCGATCATGCTCTACGCCGTCGGCCAGCCCCTCCTCTACATGGTCGCCATGGGCATCGGCCTGGGCACGCTCGTCAGCTCCGGCGTGGGCTCCGTCGACGGCGTCGACTACCTGACGTTCGTGGCCCCGGCGCTGCTCGTCTCCACGGTCGTGATGTCCGTGAGCGGCGAGATGACCTATCCCGTCATGCAGGGCTTCAAGTGGCAGCGCCTCTACTACGGCCCGGTCTCCACGCCGGTCAGCCCGGGGCAGATCGCCCTGGGCCACCTGCTGGCCGTGGTCATCCGCTTCCTGGTCCAGTCGACGATCTTCTGGCTGATCATGCTGGCCTTCGGCGCCGCCCCGAGCGGCTGGTCGTGGCTGGTGGTCCCGATCGGCGTGCTCACCGCGACCGCCTTCGGTGCGCCGCTGCAGGCCTACGCCTCGACGCTGACCGACGAGGGCTTCCAGTTCTCCTTCATCCAGCGCTTCGTCGTCATGCCGATGTTCCTCTTCGCCGGCACCTTCTTCCCGCTCTCGGCGATGCCGACCTACCTGCACTGGATCGGCTGGATCTCGCCGGTGTGGCACGGCACCGAGCTCGCCCGGCTCGCCAGCTACGGCGCGCCGATGTCGCCGCTCATGCTCGTCGTGCACCTCGCCTTCCTGCTCGCCTGCACGGTCACCGGCATGCTGCTCGCCGTCCGCTTTTACACCCGGAGGTTGCGCTCGTGA
- a CDS encoding 3-methyladenine DNA glycosylase, with amino-acid sequence MQVLPEQVWRERAAVHAAAVERLSADRLARRVEGRKHPVDDFLWEYYSMRPAQLARWHPGAGVALEGAREREGWSFYTWHEGAGDGAGTAYLDLERFRAKRGRAVEFVRGLLSATLSRPGRFGCFGLHEWAMVYRASEEQVRHAGWPLRLGAGGTDEVVESHTVACSHFDAYRFFTPDAAPRNTLTPTREGQLDNEQPGCLHAGMDLYKWCYKLAPLVPGELTLEAFDLAREIRELDMRAAPYDLRPLGYEPVRIETPEGKAEYVAAQRDFTVRSNALRRRLLDALGPALAEPAPAVGGAQTSL; translated from the coding sequence GTGCAGGTCCTCCCCGAGCAGGTATGGCGCGAGCGCGCGGCGGTGCACGCCGCCGCCGTCGAGCGGCTGTCCGCCGACCGGCTCGCCCGCCGTGTCGAGGGCCGCAAGCACCCCGTCGACGACTTCCTCTGGGAGTACTACTCGATGCGGCCGGCCCAGCTGGCGCGCTGGCACCCCGGGGCCGGCGTGGCCCTCGAGGGCGCCCGGGAGCGCGAGGGGTGGTCCTTCTACACCTGGCACGAGGGCGCGGGCGACGGTGCGGGCACGGCATACCTGGACCTGGAGCGGTTCCGCGCGAAGCGCGGGCGGGCCGTGGAGTTCGTCCGCGGCCTGCTCTCCGCGACGCTCTCGCGACCGGGACGCTTCGGCTGCTTCGGGCTGCACGAGTGGGCGATGGTCTACCGCGCCTCCGAGGAGCAGGTGCGGCACGCCGGCTGGCCGCTGCGCCTGGGTGCCGGCGGCACCGACGAGGTGGTCGAGTCGCACACGGTGGCGTGCTCCCACTTCGACGCCTACCGCTTCTTCACCCCCGACGCGGCCCCGCGCAACACCCTGACGCCGACCCGCGAGGGCCAGCTGGACAACGAGCAGCCCGGCTGCCTGCACGCGGGCATGGACCTCTACAAGTGGTGCTACAAGCTGGCGCCGCTCGTGCCCGGCGAGCTGACGCTGGAGGCCTTCGACCTGGCGCGGGAGATCCGCGAGCTCGACATGCGCGCGGCCCCCTACGACCTGCGACCGCTCGGCTACGAGCCGGTGCGGATCGAGACGCCGGAGGGCAAGGCGGAGTACGTCGCGGCCCAGCGCGACTTCACGGTGCGCAGCAACGCGCTGCGGCGTCGGCTGCTCGACGCGCTGGGGCCGGCCCTCGCGGAGCCGGCCCCGGCGGTCGGAGGGGCTCAGACCAGCTTGTAG
- a CDS encoding ketol-acid reductoisomerase has translation MSTVLDPDSADLTLLQDRQVAVLGYDAVAEAHALNLRDSGVDVWVGIDPDSRRAVSAEIEGLTVRSPEEAVAHCDIVLVPAADDHSPGPATFDLEHLQRLLDEHTEPGDLVIVTSGAQVLPGALSVPEGVDLALLRAVGDGQRIREEFLDGRGCPALVAVARDGSGAAWATLTAYAAAMGSLRSGAIVTTVEHQATALDLAEEWVHVPLRKAVEAAFDELVRRGVEDEVAYLAVVHDLKTRVDQINGAGFASQYGPAGHPIGGSEGEPLTRRAAARAAHPLEHVGRRVRAMMSWIR, from the coding sequence GTGAGCACCGTCCTGGACCCCGACTCCGCAGACCTGACGCTGCTCCAGGACCGGCAGGTGGCCGTCCTGGGCTACGACGCGGTCGCCGAGGCCCACGCCCTCAACCTGCGCGACTCCGGCGTCGACGTCTGGGTCGGCATCGACCCCGACAGCCGTCGCGCCGTCAGCGCCGAGATCGAGGGCCTGACCGTGCGGTCGCCCGAGGAGGCCGTCGCCCACTGCGACATCGTGCTCGTGCCCGCCGCCGACGACCACAGCCCCGGTCCGGCCACCTTCGACCTGGAGCACCTCCAGCGGCTGCTGGACGAGCACACCGAGCCCGGTGACCTGGTCATCGTCACCTCCGGCGCCCAGGTGCTGCCGGGCGCGCTGAGCGTGCCCGAGGGCGTCGACCTGGCGCTGCTGCGCGCGGTGGGCGACGGCCAGCGCATCCGGGAGGAATTCCTCGACGGCCGCGGCTGCCCGGCGCTCGTCGCGGTCGCCCGCGACGGCAGCGGCGCCGCCTGGGCCACGCTGACCGCCTACGCCGCCGCGATGGGCTCGCTGCGCTCCGGTGCGATCGTCACCACCGTCGAGCACCAGGCCACCGCCCTGGACCTGGCCGAGGAGTGGGTGCACGTCCCGCTGCGCAAGGCCGTAGAGGCCGCCTTCGACGAGCTCGTCCGCCGCGGCGTCGAGGACGAGGTCGCCTACCTCGCGGTCGTGCACGACCTCAAGACCCGCGTGGACCAGATCAACGGGGCGGGCTTCGCCAGCCAGTACGGCCCCGCCGGCCACCCCATCGGGGGGTCCGAGGGCGAGCCGTTGACCCGTCGTGCCGCCGCACGGGCGGCCCACCCGCTGGAGCACGTCGGCCGGCGGGTGCGGGCGATGATGAGCTGGATCCGCTGA
- a CDS encoding branched-chain amino acid aminotransferase gives MTMTPTSTSFAVTERPERRSAEEIAQLLESPGFGNLFTEHMALIDWDREQGWHDPRVVPYGPIQLDPSAAVFHYAQEIFEGMKAYRHADGSIWTFRPERNAERFNASARRLAMPELPPTMFLDAIKEVVTVDQGWVPSADSGETSLYLRPFMIATEEALGVRPSNRYLFSVICSPAGAYFSGGLKPVSLWVSEHYVRAAAGGTGAAKCGGNYASSLASQAEGIEHGCDQVVFLDAQEHRYVEELGGMNLFFVYADGRVVTPELTGTILPGVTRSSLIELARERGLDVQERRFTIDEWREGVASGEITEVFACGTAAVITPVGRLAWNGGELEMAGGHELTLSLRQELLDIQYGRAEDRHGWLYKLV, from the coding sequence ATGACCATGACGCCGACGTCCACGTCCTTCGCCGTCACCGAGCGCCCCGAGCGCCGCTCCGCGGAGGAGATCGCCCAGCTGCTGGAGAGCCCCGGCTTCGGCAACCTCTTCACCGAGCACATGGCGCTGATCGACTGGGACCGTGAGCAGGGGTGGCACGACCCGCGGGTGGTGCCCTACGGCCCGATCCAGCTCGACCCCTCCGCGGCGGTCTTCCACTACGCCCAGGAGATCTTCGAGGGCATGAAGGCCTACCGCCACGCGGACGGCTCGATCTGGACCTTCCGCCCCGAGCGCAACGCCGAGCGCTTCAACGCCTCGGCCCGTCGCCTGGCGATGCCCGAGCTGCCCCCGACGATGTTCCTCGACGCCATCAAGGAGGTCGTGACCGTCGACCAGGGGTGGGTGCCGTCGGCGGACTCCGGCGAGACCTCGCTCTACCTGCGGCCGTTCATGATCGCCACCGAGGAGGCGCTGGGCGTCCGCCCGAGCAACCGCTACCTCTTCTCGGTCATCTGCTCCCCGGCCGGCGCCTACTTCAGCGGCGGCCTCAAGCCCGTCAGCCTCTGGGTCAGCGAGCACTACGTGCGCGCCGCCGCGGGCGGCACCGGCGCGGCCAAGTGCGGCGGCAACTACGCCTCCTCGCTCGCCTCGCAGGCCGAGGGCATCGAGCACGGCTGCGACCAGGTCGTCTTCCTCGACGCGCAGGAGCATCGCTACGTCGAGGAGCTCGGCGGCATGAACCTGTTCTTCGTCTACGCCGACGGCCGGGTGGTCACCCCCGAGCTCACCGGCACGATCCTGCCGGGCGTCACCCGCTCCTCGCTGATCGAGCTCGCCCGCGAGCGCGGCCTGGACGTGCAGGAGCGCCGCTTCACCATCGACGAGTGGCGCGAGGGCGTCGCCTCCGGCGAGATCACCGAGGTCTTCGCCTGCGGCACCGCCGCGGTCATCACGCCCGTCGGGCGCCTCGCCTGGAACGGCGGCGAGCTCGAGATGGCCGGCGGCCACGAGCTGACCCTGTCGCTGCGCCAGGAGCTGCTCGACATCCAGTACGGCCGCGCCGAGGACCGCCACGGCTGGCTCTACAAGCTGGTCTGA
- a CDS encoding fumarylacetoacetate hydrolase family protein has translation MRICRFTTGDDPRFGLVDGAGEKIAEITGDPLYTRIELTGETFLVDDVRLLAPVIPRSKVVAIGKNYADHAKEMGSELPAQPLMFFIPNTSVCGPGDPVVIPSFAQEISYEAELAVVIGRVCKDVAAEDARSVIFGYTVANDVTARDLQRGDGQWARAKGMDTFTPLGPWIETDLDVSDLRITATVDGEPRQDGTTADMVFGVAEIIAHASAAFTLLPGDVILTGTPAGVGPIVAGQRCEVAVEGIGSLANPFVSADDRERD, from the coding sequence ATGCGCATCTGCCGATTCACCACCGGTGACGACCCGCGGTTCGGTCTCGTGGACGGGGCCGGCGAGAAGATCGCCGAGATCACCGGCGACCCCCTGTACACCCGCATCGAGCTCACGGGCGAGACCTTCCTCGTCGACGACGTGCGGCTGCTCGCCCCCGTCATCCCACGGAGCAAGGTCGTGGCCATCGGCAAGAACTACGCCGACCACGCCAAGGAGATGGGCTCCGAGCTGCCGGCGCAGCCGCTGATGTTCTTCATCCCCAACACCTCGGTCTGCGGCCCGGGCGACCCCGTGGTCATCCCCTCCTTCGCGCAGGAGATCTCCTACGAGGCCGAGCTCGCCGTCGTCATCGGCCGGGTCTGCAAGGACGTCGCGGCCGAGGACGCCCGCAGCGTCATCTTCGGCTACACCGTCGCCAACGACGTCACCGCGCGCGACCTGCAGCGCGGCGACGGCCAGTGGGCCCGTGCCAAGGGCATGGACACCTTCACGCCGCTCGGGCCGTGGATCGAGACCGACCTCGACGTCTCCGACCTGCGGATCACCGCGACGGTCGACGGCGAGCCGCGCCAGGACGGCACCACGGCCGACATGGTCTTCGGCGTCGCCGAGATCATCGCGCACGCCTCGGCGGCCTTCACCCTCCTGCCCGGCGACGTCATCCTCACCGGCACGCCGGCGGGTGTGGGCCCGATCGTCGCCGGCCAGCGCTGCGAGGTCGCGGTCGAGGGGATCGGCTCGCTCGCCAACCCCTTCGTCTCGGCCGACGACCGCGAGCGCGACTGA
- a CDS encoding deoxyribonuclease IV, with translation MTIRIGAHVDQTDPVAEALARGTTLVQHFLGDPQGYKGPEVHYAGGAAALRAAAEEAGVDLYVHAPYIVNVATTNNRIRIPSRKLLQQHVDAAAEIGAKGLIVHGGHVNKGDDPATGFDNWRKAIQATDLKVPVLIENTAGGDNAMARRLDRIEALWAAVQEADGAENVGFCLDTCHAWAGGIPLAEAAERIHEITGRIDLVHANDSRDAFDSGADRHTSFGTGQIDPDELAAVVRAAGAPVICETPGGPEEHRADFAWLRERL, from the coding sequence ATGACGATCCGGATCGGTGCGCACGTCGACCAGACCGACCCCGTCGCCGAGGCGCTGGCACGCGGCACCACGCTCGTGCAGCACTTCCTCGGCGACCCGCAGGGCTACAAGGGCCCGGAGGTCCACTACGCCGGCGGGGCGGCGGCGCTGCGGGCCGCGGCGGAGGAGGCGGGCGTCGACCTCTACGTCCACGCGCCCTACATCGTCAACGTCGCGACGACCAACAACCGCATCCGCATCCCGAGCCGCAAGCTGCTCCAGCAGCACGTCGACGCGGCCGCCGAGATCGGCGCCAAGGGCCTGATCGTGCACGGTGGCCACGTCAACAAGGGTGACGACCCGGCCACGGGCTTCGACAACTGGCGCAAGGCCATCCAGGCCACCGACCTCAAGGTGCCGGTGCTCATCGAGAACACCGCCGGTGGTGACAACGCCATGGCGCGGCGACTGGACCGCATCGAGGCGCTCTGGGCGGCCGTCCAGGAGGCCGACGGCGCCGAGAACGTCGGCTTCTGCCTCGACACCTGCCACGCATGGGCCGGCGGCATCCCCCTGGCGGAGGCCGCCGAGCGCATCCACGAGATCACGGGCCGGATCGACCTCGTGCACGCCAACGACAGCCGCGACGCCTTCGACTCCGGCGCCGACCGGCACACCAGCTTCGGCACCGGCCAGATCGATCCCGACGAGCTCGCCGCCGTGGTCCGCGCCGCCGGGGCACCGGTCATCTGCGAGACGCCGGGCGGTCCGGAGGAGCACCGGGCCGACTTCGCCTGGCTCCGCGAGCGGCTCTGA
- a CDS encoding ABC transporter ATP-binding protein — protein sequence MAEPVISARGLRKVYGDFTAVDGIDFEVRAGESFGLLGPNGAGKSTTMRMIGGTLDRSGGELTVLGMDPADHGPEIRAHLGVVPQQDNLDEELRVRENIVMYGRYFGLPRSYLLPRSQELLAFAQLEAKADAKVGDLSGGMKRRLTIARGLVNEPKILMLDEPTTGLDPQARHVLWDRLFRLKEAGTTLVVTTHFMDEAEQLCDRLIVVDHGRIMAEGSPRQLIREHSTREVVEVRFGSERNAQVVAQLEGVGARNEVLPDRILVYTDDGEAALEEINRRGLHPITSLVRRSSLEDVFLRLTGRTLVD from the coding sequence GTGGCAGAACCGGTGATCAGCGCACGTGGCTTGCGCAAGGTGTACGGCGACTTCACCGCCGTCGACGGCATCGACTTCGAGGTCCGGGCGGGGGAGAGCTTCGGCCTGCTCGGGCCCAACGGCGCCGGCAAGTCGACCACGATGCGGATGATCGGCGGCACCCTCGACCGCTCCGGCGGCGAGCTGACGGTGCTCGGCATGGACCCGGCCGACCACGGCCCGGAGATCCGCGCCCACCTCGGCGTCGTCCCGCAGCAGGACAACCTCGACGAAGAGCTGCGGGTCCGCGAGAACATCGTCATGTACGGCCGCTACTTCGGGCTGCCCCGTTCCTACCTGCTCCCGCGCTCGCAGGAGCTGCTGGCCTTCGCCCAGCTGGAGGCCAAGGCCGACGCCAAGGTCGGCGACCTCTCCGGGGGTATGAAGCGCCGTCTCACCATCGCGCGCGGCCTCGTCAACGAGCCCAAGATCCTCATGCTCGACGAGCCGACGACCGGCCTCGACCCGCAGGCCCGGCACGTGCTCTGGGACCGGCTCTTCCGCCTCAAGGAGGCCGGCACGACGCTGGTCGTCACGACGCACTTCATGGACGAGGCCGAGCAGCTGTGCGACCGGCTCATCGTCGTCGACCACGGCCGGATCATGGCCGAGGGCTCCCCGCGCCAGCTGATCCGCGAGCACTCCACCCGCGAGGTCGTCGAGGTCCGCTTCGGGTCCGAGCGCAACGCCCAGGTCGTCGCCCAGCTCGAGGGCGTCGGCGCGCGCAACGAGGTGCTCCCCGACCGCATCCTCGTCTACACCGACGACGGGGAGGCCGCCCTGGAGGAGATCAACCGCCGGGGCCTGCACCCCATCACCTCGCTGGTGCGTCGCTCCTCGCTGGAGGACGTCTTCCTGCGCCTGACGGGAAGGACGCTCGTTGACTGA
- the murI gene encoding glutamate racemase translates to MADTPIGVFDSGFGGLTVAREVLDQLPNESVLYLGDTARTPYGPRPIAEVRRFALECLDRLVDHGVKALVIACNSASAAVLADARERYDVPVVEVIRPAVRRAVAVTRSGRIGVISTQATHQSRAYLDAFVAAPPQVQVWSQPCPRFVELVEAGVTSGPEVLETARGYLAPLREREVDTLILGCTHYPLLTSALQYVLGEEVTLVSSAAATAADLFRVLTDGGLLAPAGTEPEHQWLTTGDPQGFTFLARRFLGPEVEQVHRAFVGRADERV, encoded by the coding sequence ATGGCCGACACCCCGATCGGGGTCTTCGACTCCGGCTTCGGCGGGCTGACGGTCGCGCGCGAGGTGCTCGACCAGCTGCCGAACGAGTCGGTGCTCTACCTCGGGGACACCGCCCGCACCCCCTACGGTCCGCGTCCGATCGCCGAGGTGCGGCGCTTCGCCCTGGAGTGCCTCGACCGGCTCGTCGACCACGGCGTGAAGGCCCTCGTCATCGCGTGCAACAGCGCCTCGGCCGCCGTGCTGGCCGACGCCCGGGAGCGCTACGACGTGCCCGTGGTGGAGGTCATCCGCCCCGCCGTGCGGCGGGCGGTCGCGGTCACCCGGTCGGGCCGGATCGGGGTCATCTCCACGCAGGCCACCCACCAGTCACGCGCCTACCTCGACGCCTTCGTCGCGGCGCCGCCGCAGGTGCAGGTGTGGTCCCAGCCCTGCCCCCGCTTCGTCGAGCTCGTGGAGGCGGGCGTGACGAGCGGGCCGGAGGTGCTCGAGACGGCGCGCGGCTATCTCGCGCCGCTGCGGGAGCGTGAGGTCGACACCCTGATCCTGGGGTGCACGCACTACCCGCTGCTCACCTCGGCGCTGCAGTACGTCCTGGGGGAGGAGGTCACGCTCGTCAGCTCGGCGGCCGCGACCGCCGCCGACCTCTTCCGCGTGCTCACCGACGGTGGGCTGCTCGCGCCGGCGGGCACCGAGCCCGAGCACCAGTGGCTGACCACCGGCGACCCGCAGGGCTTCACCTTCCTGGCCCGGCGCTTCCTCGGCCCCGAGGTCGAGCAGGTGCACCGCGCCTTCGTCGGCCGCGCCGATGAGCGGGTCTGA
- a CDS encoding ABC transporter permease, which yields MEAPRTRGLSRRALSSGNVGAVLERGFTVIRNQNWMILVSGFFEPVFYLLAMGIGMGGLVGEVTGPAGEPIPYAAYIAPALLATSAMNGAIYDSTWNVFFKLRFAKLYQAMLQTSLGPLDVALGEILMALFRGFLYALGFLGVLAVMGLVTSWWSLLMVPVAVLIAFGFAALGMGITSYMKTFQQMDLINFVMLPMFLFSATLYPISVYPEPIQWFVMAMPLWHGVELMRQLSFGHFTGATLVHVLYFVGMTVLGLGLTTVRLRKLFLR from the coding sequence GTGGAGGCGCCCCGCACCCGCGGGCTGTCGAGGCGCGCCCTCTCCTCGGGCAACGTCGGCGCCGTCCTCGAGCGCGGTTTCACGGTCATCCGCAACCAGAACTGGATGATCCTCGTCTCCGGCTTCTTCGAGCCGGTCTTCTACCTGCTGGCCATGGGCATCGGCATGGGCGGGCTCGTGGGCGAGGTCACCGGCCCGGCGGGGGAGCCGATCCCCTACGCCGCCTACATCGCTCCGGCGCTGCTGGCGACCTCGGCGATGAACGGCGCGATCTACGACTCCACCTGGAACGTCTTCTTCAAGCTGCGCTTCGCCAAGCTCTACCAGGCGATGCTCCAGACCAGCCTGGGCCCGCTCGACGTCGCGCTCGGCGAGATCCTCATGGCCCTCTTCCGCGGCTTCCTCTACGCCCTGGGCTTCCTCGGCGTGCTCGCGGTCATGGGGCTCGTGACGAGCTGGTGGTCGCTGCTCATGGTCCCCGTCGCGGTGCTCATCGCCTTCGGCTTCGCCGCCCTCGGCATGGGCATCACGAGCTACATGAAGACCTTCCAGCAGATGGACCTCATCAACTTCGTCATGCTGCCGATGTTCCTCTTCTCGGCGACCCTCTACCCGATCTCGGTCTACCCCGAGCCGATCCAGTGGTTCGTCATGGCGATGCCGCTCTGGCACGGCGTGGAGCTCATGCGCCAGCTGTCCTTCGGGCACTTCACCGGGGCGACCCTGGTGCACGTCCTCTACTTCGTCGGCATGACCGTGCTCGGGCTCGGTCTGACGACGGTCCGGCTGCGCAAGCTCTTCCTGCGCTGA
- a CDS encoding hemerythrin domain-containing protein yields the protein MSGASSPDRARALSLELRAVHDDLREQLHTALDAVQQGRVPEPAPRPLDHCIAFCVALHEHHTGEDRSVFPALRDAAPELGDTIDALVQDHSMISWLLQRAATAIERAAAGTDLGAVAAELEGIGAILESHFRYEERTISEALDRLPDAGPLAQALRPGG from the coding sequence ATGTCCGGAGCCTCCTCCCCCGACCGTGCCCGGGCGCTCAGCCTGGAGCTGCGTGCCGTGCACGATGACCTGCGCGAGCAGCTGCACACCGCGCTCGATGCGGTTCAGCAGGGTCGCGTCCCCGAGCCCGCACCGCGCCCGCTCGACCACTGCATCGCCTTCTGCGTGGCGCTGCACGAGCACCACACCGGCGAGGACCGCTCGGTCTTCCCGGCGCTGCGGGACGCCGCGCCCGAGCTGGGGGACACCATCGATGCCCTGGTCCAGGACCACTCGATGATCTCCTGGCTGCTCCAGCGGGCGGCGACCGCCATCGAGCGGGCCGCGGCCGGCACCGACCTCGGTGCCGTGGCGGCCGAGCTCGAGGGCATCGGCGCGATCCTGGAGTCGCATTTCCGCTACGAGGAGCGGACCATCTCCGAGGCCCTCGACCGCCTGCCGGACGCGGGCCCGCTCGCCCAGGCCCTGCGCCCGGGCGGCTGA